The DNA region AGCTCCTCCTTAGCCAGCCGCTTGACCTCCTCAAGCCCGAAGGCCAGGAAGGAGGCCGGTATCTCCTCGGTGCCTATCTCGAAGAGAAGGTCCCTGAAGCTCCCCATGACTACTCGCCCCCCCCGAAAGATCCATTGCGATCCGCGAACTTGCCCATGAGCGGGTAACCCATGGTCCGCCTCTGCTCCGCGTAGGCCCTGCAGCAGGCCCCCGCCAACGCCCGGACTCGAGCTATGTAGCCGGTCCGCTCGGTGACGCTTATGGCGCTCCTGGCGTCCAGCAGGTTGAAGGTGTGAGAACACTTGAGCACGTAATCGTAGGCGGGGAGCACCAGCCCGCTCTCCAGGACCCGCTTGGCCTCCCGCTCGTACAGGGAGAAGAGCTCGAAGAGCATCTTTGGATCCGACACGTCGAAGTTGTAGGTGGAGTGCTCCACCTCCCCCTGATGGTGGATGTCCCCGTACCGCACGTCACCAACCCACTTTAGGTCGTAGACGTTGTCCACCTTCTGGACGAACATGGCGATCCGCTCCAGGCCATAGGTTATCTCCGCCGGCACGGACTCCATGTCTATCCCCCCCACCTGCTGGAAGTAGGTGAACTGGGTTACCTCCATGCCATCAAGCCACACCTCCCACCCCAGGCCCCAGGCCCCTATGGTGGGAGACTCCCAGTCGTCCTCCACGAACCTTATGTCGTGATCCGCCGGGTCGATGCCCAGGGCCTTGAGGCTCTCCAGGTATATCTCCTGGATGTCCTCCGGGGCGGGCTGGACTATCACCTGATACTGGTAGTAGTGCTGCAGCCGATTGGGGTTCTCCCCGTAGCGGCCGTCGGTGGGGCGTCTGGAGGGCTCCACATAGGCCACCCGCCAGGGCTCGGGCCCCAGCACCCTGAGGGTGGTGGCGGGGTTCATAGTTCCGGCCCCCACCTCTATGTCGTAGGGCTGCTGTATGACGCAGCCTTGGTCTGCCCAGAAACGCTCAAGCCTCATCACTATCTCTTGAAAGTTCAAGGGTCTCCCTCCCGGTTAGCAAAATGTTAGCCCTGACAAGGCCCCTCATCCAGAGGATTATAACCTCCCACCGGGCCCTCAAGGCCCTGGCGTCCCCATCAGGAAATCTGGACCGGCACCACTCAAGGAACCTCCGATGGGGAAGATACACAGCGGAACCCAGGTCCCGAAGCTGCTCCAAAGACACCTCCCGATGGGGGCAACAACAGACCGGTCCCTGGTCCGACAACCTCGTCGGTCCCCCAACTGGGGAGGAGCACTCGCAACAGCGGGACAGGTCCGGCAATACCCCCTCGGAGGCCAACCAGCGCCCCAGGAACCTGGCCTCCGCCGGCCCCGACGGGGCCAACTCCTTCAGGGTGCAAAAGAAACCCCACAGCAGAGTAAGCAGGTCATCCTGAGGGAGGAAGCACGGCAGATGCCCCACCAGCTCCAGCACGTCCACCGCCCCACGAATGGAGAGGGGCAAATGCCTAAGGGACACGTAGCTGTCCACCAGGGACACCTCCCGGAGCGCAACCGACCGACCGGAGCAGTGGAAGCGAAACTCTCCCCAGGACATGACCTCCGTGGCGGCCCCCAGGGTGGACCGGCTCCCCAACGGAACGGTGCCCCAGATGAGCCCGTGCCCCCTAAGGAGGAAGAGGACCCGCCTGGACCTCTCCCTCTCCTCCCGACGGACCACCACCCCGTGAGCCAGCAGGTCCCCCCGGGGAAGGTGCCGATGAAGGTGAAGCGGCAGGGACCTCAAGGCTCAGGAACCGTACCCCATGTGCCTCAACATGGAGGGGTTCTTCCTCCACTTGGGCCTCACCTTCACCCACAGGTCCAGGTCCACCGGGTACCCGAAGGCCCTCTCCATGTCCGACTCCGCGGCCTCCCTTATGGCCTTTATCATCCTGCCGTTGGCCCCTATTATTATCCCTTTCTGCCCCTCCTTCTCCACCACGATGGAGGCCCGGACCGCCAGGCGCTTCCTGTCCGGGTACTCGTCGGGGCTCTTGAAGGACTCCACCACCACCGCCACGCAGTGGGGTACCTCCTCCTCCACCGCAAGGAAGATCTTCTCCCTTATTATCTCCTCCGCCAGGAAGCGCTCGGTCCTGTCTATCAGGAACTCCTCCGGGAAGAGGGGCAGGGACTCGGGAAGCCACTTGACCATGGCCTCCTTCAACACGTCCAGGTTGGTTCCCTGGGTGGCGGATACGGGCACCACCGCATCGAAACGGTACTGGTCCTGGTAAAGGGCCACCACGTCCCAGAAGTCGTCCTTACGAGCCAACAGGTCCACCTTGTTGACGCAGAGGAGGGCGGGACGCCCCGCCTCCTGGATCCACTCCAGGACCCGACGGTCCAGGGACGAGATCCCCTTGGAGGTGGCGTCCACCACGAAGCATATGCCGCACACGTCCTCCAGCGCGGCCCTTATCTGGGAGATCATGAACCTCCCCAGGTCGTGACGGGGCTCGTGAACCCCCGGGGTGTCCACCAGGACGATCTGGTAGCCATCCCCCTGGACTATGCCCCGTATGGCGTGCCTGGTGGTCTGAGCCTTTGGGGAGACCGCCATCACCTTCTCCCCCACCAGGGCGTTGGCAAGGGACGACTTGCCAACGTTGGGCCTGCCCAGAAGGGCCACGCAACCGGACCTGAAGCCTACCTCCATCAATCCCTCTCCTTCAGCTCGAACCCGTAGGGCAGGAGCTCCCGGCACCTTACCTCCACCCTCTGCCCTCCCCATTGGAAGAGCACCAACATATCCGGGTTGTGCTCCATGAGGACCTGCCTGCAGGCTCCACAGGGGGAACAGTCCACGTCCTCGGGCCCCCTTACCGCTATGGCCACCGGCTTGGAACTCCCGGCGGCCACCATGGAGCATATGGCGGACCTCTCGGCACACTGGGTCAGACCGTAGCTACTGTTCTCCACGTTGCAACCCAGGAAAACCTTCCGATCATCACACAGAAGGGCTGCCCCCACCGAGAACCCGGAGTAGCCGCTATATGCCCTGCCCCGGGCCTTCAACGCCAACTCCCAAAGCCGGTCAAGTTCCTCCTCCGTAAGGTTAATCATCCTCATCCCCCCCAAATCTATCTTCCAACCTCCTGAACCTTACCTCCATTATCCTGTGCCCCTGCACCTTGGTGACCTCTATGGACCAGTCATCGTAGAGTATCCCCTGTCCCTCCTCGGGGAAGGCCCCCAGGATGGACAGAACGAAACCCGCCACGGTGTCCACGTCCTCCGCCTGGAATTGGTGTCCCAGCGCCTCGGACAGGTCCTCCAGGTGGACGTGCCCCTGAACCACGAAGACCCCACCCTCCTCCTGGATGGGGGGAATCTCCTCGTCGTACTCGTCCTGGATCTCCCCCACTATCTCCTCCAGAAGGTCCTCCAGGGTCACAAGCCCGGCGGTGCCCCCGTACTCGTCCACCACCACCGCCATGTGGACCCGGGCCTTCTTCATCCTGTCGAAGAGCTCCCCTATCCTCATGGTCTCCGGCACGAACAGGCAGTCCCGCTTGCAGTCCTCCACCGGCCGATCCATATCCC from Thermanaerovibrio acidaminovorans DSM 6589 includes:
- the glyQ gene encoding glycine--tRNA ligase subunit alpha, which translates into the protein MNFQEIVMRLERFWADQGCVIQQPYDIEVGAGTMNPATTLRVLGPEPWRVAYVEPSRRPTDGRYGENPNRLQHYYQYQVIVQPAPEDIQEIYLESLKALGIDPADHDIRFVEDDWESPTIGAWGLGWEVWLDGMEVTQFTYFQQVGGIDMESVPAEITYGLERIAMFVQKVDNVYDLKWVGDVRYGDIHHQGEVEHSTYNFDVSDPKMLFELFSLYEREAKRVLESGLVLPAYDYVLKCSHTFNLLDARSAISVTERTGYIARVRALAGACCRAYAEQRRTMGYPLMGKFADRNGSFGGGE
- a CDS encoding cytidine deaminase, which gives rise to MRMINLTEEELDRLWELALKARGRAYSGYSGFSVGAALLCDDRKVFLGCNVENSSYGLTQCAERSAICSMVAAGSSKPVAIAVRGPEDVDCSPCGACRQVLMEHNPDMLVLFQWGGQRVEVRCRELLPYGFELKERD
- the recO gene encoding DNA repair protein RecO: MRSLPLHLHRHLPRGDLLAHGVVVRREERERSRRVLFLLRGHGLIWGTVPLGSRSTLGAATEVMSWGEFRFHCSGRSVALREVSLVDSYVSLRHLPLSIRGAVDVLELVGHLPCFLPQDDLLTLLWGFFCTLKELAPSGPAEARFLGRWLASEGVLPDLSRCCECSSPVGGPTRLSDQGPVCCCPHREVSLEQLRDLGSAVYLPHRRFLEWCRSRFPDGDARALRARWEVIILWMRGLVRANILLTGRETLELSRDSDEA
- the era gene encoding GTPase Era; translated protein: MEVGFRSGCVALLGRPNVGKSSLANALVGEKVMAVSPKAQTTRHAIRGIVQGDGYQIVLVDTPGVHEPRHDLGRFMISQIRAALEDVCGICFVVDATSKGISSLDRRVLEWIQEAGRPALLCVNKVDLLARKDDFWDVVALYQDQYRFDAVVPVSATQGTNLDVLKEAMVKWLPESLPLFPEEFLIDRTERFLAEEIIREKIFLAVEEEVPHCVAVVVESFKSPDEYPDRKRLAVRASIVVEKEGQKGIIIGANGRMIKAIREAAESDMERAFGYPVDLDLWVKVRPKWRKNPSMLRHMGYGS